The genomic DNA AATGAGAACTGACACCTGACCAGAGGCATTCACCAGTGTGAATGAATAGTTTGTGAAAGGTTTACAGTGTCTTTCAGAAAATcagtatataaaaacaaaactcaagtagTATTCTCTTTAATGCTTACCATGTTTATTCATTTGAGTGTGTTTAAAgtgatgtatatgtatgtatgtaaacataTGATGTAAAATAATGACATGTAATcttatttatatatgaatacattGACACATGTACAAATGCATTCCTCTTGACTTATTGCTTAGTAGTTCTTCTGACCAATGGGATTTCAGTATGCATTGCATTAATATGAACTCCTGGATTGGCTTAACTCCCTCTGATGTCACAATTTACCCATTAGGAAGTCACAAGTTTCTTGAAATCACATTGAACTAATAACATCTCTTGAATTTTCATTACAAGAATGATAAAGTACCAAGAGTAAAAATGCCCGAAGAAGCGAGGTGTCTTccacccaggctgaccttcaTTTCCGTGCTTTAGTAATCTGCTCTTGACAGCTCAagccagctgttttttttttttttttaacctccgtTTACAGCAGATGTTATTCTGTTTTTTCATGTCTGTCAGTTAAAGGAGGAATGAACCCACTTGGACTTACTCCTTCAGTTCATAGGTCTGTTTCATCTCGGCTGTTGAGGCTTAGCGTCTTTCTACTAATTAGCCTCCCTGACTCCAGAGGAAAAGCAATATGGACAGCTCATCTGAATATAACATTCCAGGTGGGAAACCAAATCATATCAGAGCTAGGAGAGAGTGGAGTGTTTGGGAACCACTCGCCTCTGGAAAGGGTGTCTGGTGCCGTGGTACTTCCTGAAGGATGGAACCAGAATGCTTGTAATCCCCTGACCAACTTCAGCAGGCCTGATCAGGCAGACTCTTGGCTGGCCCTCATTGAACGGGGAGGCTGTACTTTTACGCATAAAATCAATGTGGCAGCAGAGAAAGGAGCAAATGGGGTGATCATCTACAACTACCCAGGTACAGGCAACAAGGTGTTTCCCATGTCTCACCAGGGAACCGAGAATATCGTTGCAGTGATGATAGGCAACCTCAAAGGCATGGAGCTTTTGCACTTGGTCCAGAAAGGTGTCTATGTGACAATCATCATTGAAGTGGGGAGGATGCATATGCCATGGCTGAGCCACTATGTTACGTCACTGTTTACCTTCCTGGCAGCCACAGTGGCTTACCTTTTCCTGTACTGTGCCTGGAGACCCCGAGTGCCCAATTCTTCtgccaggaggcaaaggcagatgaagGCCGACGTGAAGAAAGCTATTGGTCAGCTGCCACTTCGAGTGCTAAAGGAAGGGGATAAGGAGCTAGACCCAAATGAAGACaactgtgttgtttgttttgatatataCAAAGCCCAAGATGTAATACGAATTTTAACTTGCAAACATTTTTTCCACAAGACGTGTATTGACCCCTGGCTTTTAGCCCATAGGACATGCCCCATGTGTAAGTGTGACATTCTGAAACCTTAAAAAGCCCAGAGCTCTTCCCACAGATTAAAATTAGATGAACTCTCTCACTGCAttgtacacacagagaaaacttgacCCTTGCTTCCTCTGTCCAGCCACAGAAGATGAAATTTGTGTGCTTTGAAAATAAAACTCCATATCATGCCCATgaactcttgtctttttttttatcagtttaaTTGTTAGACTTTGTTGTGCTTCTCCAGATTGCTGGGCTTAAGTCACTTATGTCATGGGGGAATTGCTGGGCTATTGTAAAGTTTcctttttaacatatttatttggaGGCTTTGTTTTAATACTTCATCTAAGTTTTTGGTCCTAACAGTTACATCCTAGATATATTATAGAATTAGATTTGGATTTGAATTGCCATggttaattaattttattaataccCAGGAAATCTGGTTTCCAAAGCTACAGGTTAAATGagtgctttatttttattactttatgataaattttttaataaataaaagttttaaagttttttagGCATCGTTTAGAGCAGTACTGCAAAAGTTCATCTGTTTGCCAGAGAACTTTATATCCTAACATAATGGAATAGCCATGTTGACCACAGTTTGTTCTATAAGTATCTCTTAGGGTCTGTCATTGTCTTCTCTTCTCAAATGGTAGTGAGCATCTATCTGTACGGCTTTTGACAACAGCAGAACAAAACATTTGGTTCAGTTTCCATTTCAGTATATTTGACTCATTTTTCACCCTCATTTCTGGTGAGTGGATTAAAAACCTACATAGTACTAAAATATCGAAAGACAAGGGTTTGTGGTTTGGGTGAAAATCTCTCTTCGCTTTTAGTGTTCAATGTAGATGGCGCGCGGTTGGGTCTTTGCAAGTCTACACACTGTTAATGCACTTTTCCCAAGGAGCTATTTGGAAATGAGCTAGTTGTGGCTTCTACAAGAGAAAAATCAACCACTGTGGACTAAGAGTTCCACACTATTATTATTTCTGATTTACACCatttatttcaacattttaattGATTGACTTTGTTAATGGACAGTTTTTCACATATATGCAGTGTATTCTGGTTATTCTATCTCAGACACCCCTATCTCCTTCTCACCCTATCAGTCTCCAACCCCCATCACTGCTAATCCCTTTTAAGTTATGACCTATAACCAGGCCTATCTGGGTGACTATTGGATAAGAAACACCCACTGGAGTCTGTTGCAGTCTTCAGCGGGTTTACAGCTGACTTTTTaatgctccccccccccagagtCCATCAGTAGTAGCAAATAGTTCAGTTCTGCCATGGGGAGTACACTCTTTTGAGCCTCTCCTCAAGCTATGCTTGACTGTTGATGAGACCATTGTTGTATACAATCAGTAGTGACATCCACAGCTTTTGTGAATTCATAATTTCAATGGCATGTCTTGTCCAGTAGACAGTATTTTGAagtccttctctgtcttccagcttttatgttctttctgccccctcttctggaTGGCCATAATGTCTTGTTTGAGGACAAACACTTAGTTTAACACTCTGTGTAGCCAGGAGTCTCTTTATCACCACTGTTCACTACAAAGAGAGCCTTTTCTGCTGAAGACTGAGGGTAGTAAATGTTTATAGATATAGACAATACTTAGATGACAGTTTAACACTATCAACCTGCCATATTTGGTTCCTTCCCCAGGGCCTGTGATCTCCACTGTCTTAAAAGATCAAAACAAAGCCAATAAATGTCCAGAAATCctgtatcatttatttatctgaATGTTTGTAAGAAATTGACAATGaccaaatatgaaaaattagtGTTAGAGATCTCACTGCTCTTCAGGCTGATTGGGACATGGTCCTAATCTATGATTCTTTGGATATTTCAAACTTAATTTTGTCAGAACTGTCTATTTCTTAGGGAATGTGACAGTTGCACAGTATTCTTACATATGCTTTGAGGTTTATAAAAAGAGTCAGTTgcagaaatgtttgtttgtttttagtttaatgtGCTACCTACAGCCATTTTCTATGGTTCAATGATTGAATCACCTTATAAGTACACCCAAACTACCTATAACCAGGTGGGAAACATCTAAGCCAGTACATTTCCAGCCTGCTCTGAGCTCTTACCTAATTGGCTACTTGGTCTTTTATGTCACAATCACCTCATGCAACAACAGTAAGCAGTTTCTAAAGTTACAGCAGTGAGACAGGGATTTCTTTACTATCTAAGGTTTTTCTCTCTAATAAAACATCTGAAACTCAAGACATCTTTAGAAATCTCTTGCTGAAACATGTTGGAAGACAGTGGATCTTGTTTTCACCCAGaagatattttttccttcctCGTTTTGAATTGATCTGTCAACAGATGTGGCAACCACACCCTTTGGTTGGGTTGGCTCTTGAAGTCATACGTGGAAGACAGAGATGAATCTCCTTCACACTGACACTTGGCAAAACAACGCTGCATCTTTCTGGCTTCTGAAATTGGGTTTTATTTGGCTCCTTAGTCAGAACTGCTGCACGGCAAGTTCAATTTGGACTGCTTACATGAACATATCATTTCATGTGGGGAACCGAATGTTGTCAGAGCTGGGGGAGACTGGGGTCTTCGGGAGAAGCTCCAACTTGAAGAAAGTAGCAGGAGTAGTTGTGCCACCAGAGGGAAAAACTCAAAATGCTTGTGATCCCAATACCAGTTTCATCCGGCCACCGAACAAGGAGCCGTGGATTGCACTCATTGAACGAGGAGGTTGCACTTTCACACAGAAAATTAAGGTGGCATCTGAAAATGGAGCCAAAGGAGTGATAATCTATAACTTTCCAGGTACTGGCAACCAGGTTTTCCCCATGTCTCACCAGACGTTCGATGACACTGTTGTAGTTATGATTGGCAACTTAAAAGGCATGGAAATTTTGCATTTAATTCGGAAGGGAGTTCATGTTACAGTCGTGATTGAGGTGGGGAGAAAACATATCATCTGGCTGAATCACTATTTTGTCTCCTTTATGATTGTCACAACCGCTACCTTAGCATATTTCACCTTTTATCATATTCGGAGACTTTGGGTTGCAAGGATTGAGAACAGGAGATGGAAGCGAATAACAAGAGACCTCAAGAAAGCTTTTGGTCAGCTGCAAGTCCGAGTATTAAAAGAGGGCGACGAGGAAGTGAGTCCAAATGCGGACAGCTGTGTCATCTGCTTTGAGCCCTACAAGCCTAATGATTCAGTTCGTATTCTCACTTGTAAACACTTTTTCCACAAGAACTGCATCGACCCCTGGATTCTCACCCACGGCACATGCCCCATGTGCAAATGTGACATTCTGAAAGCTCTGGGGATTCAAGTGGACATTGAGGTTGGAACAGATTCCCTGCAAGTTCTGATGGCCAATGAACTATCTGGAACCTTTTCACCTATGGAAGAAGATACAAGTGATGAACTTCCTACTGCAAGAACTTCAGGAAAAGTGACCCATGTGCAGGAGCACCCTACTTCTGCAAACACTGGCAGCCAGCCTCCTGAAGCCGAGGAAACTGGCCATACGTCACTTGGACAGCATGACCATTGAGCAAGTGGATTAAACCTGTTTGTCAAATCAGGTCCTCATACGGACAAGCAGTTTGTGTCAAGTGTgctttttttgtgtatgtgtgtgtcactcTGCTAGTTTTCCAAATTCAATATGAAGCTTCAAATGCAGGGGGGAAGAAAACCTGGCAGGAGTTTATGGCTTTTTACCTCTTCTAATGTTAACTTTTTTGTGAATGTATTATTCTTGTAAGTGTGCCTGAGTTTGTTTCTAGTTGACCTGTGTTAACACCAAAGTCAAAATTGTCCCCTAAATTATGCTTCTGTATTTATACCCAGCTTTATTTTTGGTAAGAaaattgttaatatatttttGCACTTATATGAAATCAGTTATCTTTCATGTTTTTGCAATAGTAAAAAGTAATTTTACTATACTATAATAATTTGATGTCATTATGTTGCAgtggttttttttgttctttgaaatgaaaatttgttATACAGAATTTTTTTATCATTGATATAGAGATCTGTTCAGGCAGTTACTAAGTTATATATAACTGTTACCTGCATAAGAAGAAAATCTTTAGAAATAAAGtactaaaattcttttaaaaaggaaaatatttcagtgCCCAATATTACTTATATGTTCataattgttgaataaagttaTATAATTTCTGTGATGTTTTGTTCTGTCATATTTAATTTCCAGGGGTTTCAATCCAATTGGCTTTTTCTCCTTTATCCTTAAGAAACATGTTTAATACATGCTAGGTTATTTTGGAGAAAGGGGTACAATGTAAGATGATTGTTCTGACATATTGTGCTCAGGTTAGTTGTGCTCACTGTATTTAGTCTTACACCGTGTATGGCGCTCAAGGGTTTTTGGATGAATAAGTAAGCTTAGAAATgtgaaaatacagatatttttcacaacacattatattttaatgtgcTAAACTAAGCTGTTTATTCCCATTGTAGTTGGTAGTGGAAAACAGACTCTTCTGAAATTTTACTTCCAAAAAATAGTAAATTGTCAAAAATAGTAAATttgagttttaatttaaaattcattataatTTACCCTGCCCCTCATAGTCGTTGAGCATCATTTCAGTGAGTCTTTGAACTCTTTCTCAGGCAAATTTTGGAGCTTGAATTGTTGGGCAGTGCTAAAGAGACATAGTGAGTGTGAATTTTGTGAATTGTTGCATGCAGAAGGGCAGTACTTGGCTGCAAACACAACCCAATGGGGAGTGTTAAAGGAAGAAGAGCATTCATGCAGGGCCAAGAGAGCCAAGATACAGCAAAGCTTGAGCAGACGCCAGGGTGAGGCCACATCCTACTGTAACATACAGGCCTCTGTGTCCCTGACCCTGAGGAAGTTTGACTGTTAATCACACATAACTGGGTTTACTGAAAGATTTAGCAAGAGCTGGATTTTCAGtgtttccagtttttttcttAGGACAGTGAAGTTATTCCTTATAGTACCTAGTGTCATGTGAGAGAGAAGGACCCGGAAGACTC from Cricetulus griseus strain 17A/GY chromosome 1 unlocalized genomic scaffold, alternate assembly CriGri-PICRH-1.0 chr1_0, whole genome shotgun sequence includes the following:
- the Rnf148 gene encoding RING finger protein 148, whose translation is MNPLGLTPSVHRSVSSRLLRLSVFLLISLPDSRGKAIWTAHLNITFQVGNQIISELGESGVFGNHSPLERVSGAVVLPEGWNQNACNPLTNFSRPDQADSWLALIERGGCTFTHKINVAAEKGANGVIIYNYPGTGNKVFPMSHQGTENIVAVMIGNLKGMELLHLVQKGVYVTIIIEVGRMHMPWLSHYVTSLFTFLAATVAYLFLYCAWRPRVPNSSARRQRQMKADVKKAIGQLPLRVLKEGDKELDPNEDNCVVCFDIYKAQDVIRILTCKHFFHKTCIDPWLLAHRTCPMCKCDILKP
- the Rnf133 gene encoding E3 ubiquitin-protein ligase RNF133 isoform X2, whose protein sequence is MNLLHTDTWQNNAASFWLLKLGFIWLLSQNCCTASSIWTAYMNISFHVGNRMLSELGETGVFGRSSNLKKVAGVVVPPEGKTQNACDPNTSFIRPPNKEPWIALIERGGCTFTQKIKVASENGAKGVIIYNFPGTGNQVFPMSHQTFDDTVVVMIGNLKGMEILHLIRKGVHVTVVIEVGRKHIIWLNHYFVSFMIVTTATLAYFTFYHIRRLWVARIENRRWKRITRDLKKAFGQLQVRVLKEGDEEVSPNADSCVICFEPYKPNDSVRILTCKHFFHKNCIDPWILTHGTCPMCKCDILKALGIQVDIEVGTDSLQVLMANELSGTFSPMEEDTSDELPTARTSGKVTHVQEHPTSANTGSQPPEAEETGHTSLGQHDH